A genomic window from Eriocheir sinensis breed Jianghai 21 unplaced genomic scaffold, ASM2467909v1 Scaffold10, whole genome shotgun sequence includes:
- the LOC126988879 gene encoding uncharacterized protein LOC126988879, which produces MRPALPVGLKLGVTLRYLATGDDYTSLHYDFRVSVPSISRFVPKVLKAIIQVYKDEYLHCPRTPEAWKEVADGFSRRWNYHNCLGALDGKHVPIRRPPHAGSKFFNYKKFHSIILLALADSGLRFIYVDVGAEGGAGDAGTWNRCTLQQAIESGALSLPDDTCLPHDDTPLPYHIVGDDAFALQPRLMKPYSNRSQIPQQRLFSYRLSRARRVVENAFGVMQRKFKVFGVTQGILPATVRDVVTTCCILHNMVVTPAIQPAEIDHEDEDHNIVPGSWREGETLMADLAPARGNNPSRRAKAVRDYLANYYTSEVGAVPWQERLVYPRGRPQDAE; this is translated from the coding sequence ATGCGTCCTGCTCTTCCCGTGGGCCTCAAGCTGGGAGTGACACTACGCTACCTCGCCACGGGAGATGACTACACAAGCCTCCACTACGACTTCAGGGTGTCTGTTCCATCGATCTCCAGATTTGTTCCCAAAGTCCTCAAGGCCATCATCCAAGTTTACAAGGACGAGTACCTGCACTGCCCTCGAACGCCTGAAGCCTGGAAGGAGGTGGCAGACGGATTCTCCCGCAGGTGGAACTACCACAACTGCCTCGGCGCCCTGGACGGCAAACACGTACCCATCAGAAGACCACCCCACGCTGGCTCCAAGTTCTTCAATTATAAGAAGTTTCACAGCATCATCCTCTTGGCTTTGGCGGACTCTGGCTTGAGGTTCATCTACGTCGACGTCGGGGCTGAGGGGGGAGCTGGCGATGCAGGCACCTGGAACCGCTGCACCCTACAGCAGGCCATCGAATCAGGAGCGCTCAGCCTGCCAGACGACACTTGCCTGCCTCACGACGACACTCCCCTGCCCTACCACATCGTTGGTGATGATGCCTTCGCCCTGCAGCCGAGGTTGATGAAGCCCTACTCCAACAGAAGCCAGATCCCCCAGCAGAGACTGTTTTCATACCGTCTTTCAAGAGCTCGCCGGGTGGTGGAGAACGCCTTCGGGGTGATGCAGCGCAAGTTCAAGGTTTTCGGAGTCACCCAAGGGATTTTGCCTGCAACAGTGAGAGATGTCGTCACCACCTGCTGCATTCTCCACAACATGGTCGTCACACCCGCCATCCAACCTGCCGAGATAGACCACGAAGACGAGGACCACAACATTGTTCCTGGCAGCTGGAGAGAAGGCGAGACCCTGATGGCAGACCTCGCTCCAGCCAGAGGCAACAACCCCAGCAGGCGAGCAAAGGCCGTGAGGGACTACCTGGCGAACTACTACACTTCAGAAGTTGGAGCTGTGCCCTGGCAGGAACGGCTGGTCTACCCCCGAGGACGCCCCCAAGACGCCGAGTGA